The genomic interval TAAGTTTTGTCATGGATACAAATATTACctgttttttagaaaaaatattaaagataaccTAATATGCCAAAATGACTAGGTCTgtagttttgcttttataaaatgcCCTCAAATTTAAATGTGATTTCCAAGTAGCAATAAAGTCCACATCTCTGGATTATCTGTTTGCACTACAGGTACCAAGAAACCATTTTCACTGCCTAAAACAGTAACCCTTATTATGCCTTAAAAGTGCATTTGTGAATTGTTGGTTTTGACGTATATCTCATAATTTAGAATTTAATTAGGTTACCACTTTTAATACCACCTAAATACAATATACTGACCCAATCTACAAAGTTGGATCAATGTTTGAAATGAAGATTCACAGTTAACCTTCCCAGGCCTGTTATTAACATTTCACATTTATACTCTTAGCTTTGATTTATATGCCTCACAGatgaattcaaatttaattataattccaCTACAACATGTTAATTAGGTAGTTTTCCCAAATCTGAAAACATCAATGCTAATCTCGTTGTGATGTTTTGAGGCTTCACAGCTTAAATCCATTATAACATTATGGAATCCATAGCTCAGGATTGTGGAGAAAGGCTTCAGAGGAGTATTGTCATTGTAACAAtcctatttaaacaaaaaatcaagTTATTAGAAGTctgcaaaatataaatattattaactattaaAAATCAACTGTTCAATTGAAGATTTATAATCATGTCATATGTAGATGTGTTAATATTTAGTTTGAATAGGAAAAAGTGAAATCACCACTCAGGTAAATTTAGATGGCACCAATGTGTATCGTATCAGTGACAAGGTTTACATTTTTTATGCATATAACTATTTTCCAGTGTTCTAACTGCTATAGCAATGGTATACAACTACAGCACTGAGACACCCTGGCAATTTGCAGATACCCAGTGTGGAGACCATCTGCCATAACTTACTTTAAGAATAACATCCAAGTTCATACTGATTTTGTTTATAAGTCAATAGTCTCAAATTACTTCATTTATGGTTGAAACTTTTGGTCCTGTTGTCCTACTCAGGCTTGTGTTAACTTTAAATGTGCAAGAACTTGAGTCTACATAaagcaaaataggtgaaaaataCTGTCTTagtgcttcttttaaaattcagcttATTAAGGTGATTTTCTATGCTGCTAATTTAATGAAGTGGCCAATGTACATATCAATGATTGGATAAATTCCTTACTCTCAGGgcattctattttaaatgtagttAGTACATGCCCTCAAATATTAGCTAACTAGATCAGTGAAGTCATTTTCTCCATTGctattttaattccattgtttattttgaaaataattcagatTTTAATTCCTCAACTCTAGAATAAAACTGTAGCGTTAGAAGATTTTCTCTGTATGGAGAGTAACTATGAACCAAATTTACCAATTAAGGGACCATTTCAGGAATTGTTGGAAGGTGGGTTATTCTGTAGTAACTATGTTTCAATTGCCGTGCTGTACGTCCAGAAACAATCCATTTCAACTTTTGAACATTTGGTTTGGAACACTTGTTTGATGAATATTCAGTTAAACACTTGGATACAAGCTCTTGCCAGAAGGTCAAATCTCTGCCACTTATctgtacataaaaaaaaaaaaaaattatcagtcaATAAAAAAGTCCTATAGTATTTAACTATAGCAATAATTGTCATCTTCCTAACATGTGTCTTTCCTTGTCAAATAAATCTGAGGATAAGCTACTTACGTTTCAAACAGACACATGACATCTCATTTTACTTCAGGAGATAGTACAAGTGGTTTAGTTTCTTTTACAGCTGTTAACACCATTTAGGCTATGACCTTGACATACCTTGGAATGTGTCTGAAGACATTCTATTCCTTCTGTTAACTCTACACACTTCTGTGCTTGGATCTCCAGTGCAATGATAGACAATGCCAACACAGAAggctaaaagataaaatttaaagtaagtattgaatagaaaatatgtatataagtaggtttaatctttatataaaatatttacctttgcTTTAGAAAATATGATCCTGCAGTGGCATGCCTTAAGCTGAGCTTCTAGTCTTTCAAAATTAAGGctattcttcctttaaaaagaaaatgagattaattttatatagaaaatttaaatgtagtCACAAGAGATTTTTAGAACACTGAAGtcattttaaagtaaagtttATGCACACTTaccacagaaaataaattatttgaagaatTCCTTCAATGGCATTAACTTCTTAAAGATgtcataaatgaattttaaataattggttCCCCCTTCTTGAAAAATGTATTATGCCACAACTATCcagttttttaatctatttctaCACCTACTAAAGTTCTTTTTCCATAAATCTGTTAGATGCTTACTTACTAGGTTCTATGAGTTAACTAgtctataaatggaaaatataatttaaaaatgtaaacatgtcCTTTAATCCTAAGAATTGGCCTTCACAGACTTCAAGAAGCTGTTGACAGCTTCTGCTGGATAGTGAAGTGAAAGTGCTGAAGGTgtcattttgtttagtttttttccccctcattttacttattttcattagAATTATCCCAAGATACTGATTATTTGCAACATCCAGAACACCATTTTGATTTCCAAATCTTTGGGCAAAACAAAGGTCACATACCTTTCAACTGGCAAGTTCTCTTGAATAAGTGAATAGTAGAGTTGCAGAAATTGAAAGGCAGTAGTAGCTTTGACTTTCCAACACACCTTCTCCAATACAATCTTTTCCATTCTCATCAAGTCTGAAACTGTGAACCTATACTGGCTTATTCGGATCAAGTCAGTTGCCAATGGGACattcctttcctcttctattgATTTTACAGCCAGATAGAAGCAGCTCAGCCCAACACACCCAAGGTGTTTGGGCTGTACCTAAAAAGACAGTAAGCCCATTTCTTTAGCTTATTTCAATTAAACCATAAAGGATAATATAGAACTCAGACCCATCATTATGACAATGTATCCTTGAGGTTTATTTTTCAACTGTGAAGGACCTAACAATATCCAATCATACTTCAACTGCAGCCGGTCAATGCTATGTACCCACTTGGAACCAATTTTGGAGAAAGTGGACTAAGTTTCAGTGTAATGTTTGGATTTAGCCcatatgaaacttttttttttcccctttgtaactCACTGTAGAACTGTCAGCACTGTGTTCTAGTTGGGCCAAATAAATCAACTGGTCAAAGGCTTCTGTGAGGACTGAAACACCTTTACAGCTTATGCACAAAATTTCTTTCTAGGATGATGTGTTTTTCCAGGCTGTTTTCTTTATGTAATgtgtaaaatagtttttaaatactttagcACACACTGTTTATTCTGCTTCTAAAGCTTTACCCACTCccagtcttttatttattctttccagaATACCTACAATGTAACAGTGTCAAGCTTCTATCCATCCTAAATTCCAGCTTAAACTAAACTTTAAGAAGCTTGTACCAG from Panthera uncia isolate 11264 chromosome A1 unlocalized genomic scaffold, Puncia_PCG_1.0 HiC_scaffold_17, whole genome shotgun sequence carries:
- the CCNG1 gene encoding cyclin-G1 encodes the protein MIEVLTTTDSQKLLHQLNALLEQESRCQPKVCGLRLIESAHDNGLRMTARLRDFEVKDLLSLTQFFGFDTETFSLAVNLLDRFLSKMKVQPKHLGCVGLSCFYLAVKSIEEERNVPLATDLIRISQYRFTVSDLMRMEKIVLEKVCWKVKATTAFQFLQLYYSLIQENLPVERKNSLNFERLEAQLKACHCRIIFSKAKPSVLALSIIALEIQAQKCVELTEGIECLQTHSKISGRDLTFWQELVSKCLTEYSSNKCSKPNVQKLKWIVSGRTARQLKHSYYRITHLPTIPEMVP